A DNA window from Coffea arabica cultivar ET-39 chromosome 6c, Coffea Arabica ET-39 HiFi, whole genome shotgun sequence contains the following coding sequences:
- the LOC140008707 gene encoding uncharacterized protein gives MASEMAAQKKLIDELINSGVQPEPVPIKQSESEPFVIPPIQTTFEGVFNPQYTYTQNPPFYPPYGQGFQPQGGPNMPLDPQAFYQTTAEPVVTEHTVQTKPEVGESSAPVDMKLLKRLDRFDEFIRKSQGLSKQGVLDYDDLCLFPNVQLPVGFKTPKFNKYDGTGNPKTHLRLFANKLGKPVDDERLPLRLFPESLEGDALDWYSNLKPEELAPTRTTLEGTKRRPSDDHKTYAKRWRKIAAKVEPPMTENEIVRTFIKAHNPPHFEKIFRMTGCSFATIVNKLEEYDDLVRSGKIVNVSALKSQVEALQGQGSSGKKPQFKKKEGDATFIWNQNPSLSPRYQHNPTYQPPYPYYSNPHHVYTTNINHPRPSPNYANPPSAPFQISQPNPPQNRPRPPYNPRFSPPSRPIYSHPQPPEPYNRPPSRTFINLDRPLDQLYDQLKAAEKIGMVPPPTYPYGMPVWYNPQAVCAYHSGAPGHSTLDCKTLKHKVQDMIEAGEILAQKLARKAKVFGVTDQPFVIEVPFEEDKRPFTLDLTPAESEALEPVVIEFPEQAPILNLQQVPWNYNESVIQIGGKPVAKEEVSVVTRSRRIASPFGATVPIQTNSPELPAKPTITEKEVLDFLKRLQRSEYNVVEKLSKSPAQISMLDLLFSSDMHRDALLEVLTKSQIPKDISIVNFSHIVGSVLSTKQITFSDDELPAEGIGYNKALYIAVRYNEKMLPKVLIDNGSALNICSWSTLEKLGLQDIKLRPSGTIVRGFDGEQREPIGEVDLVVEMGPAQFQIACQVMHFPTIYNILLGRSWIHKFGAVPSSLHQLLKFIVNDKLITIFAEEDCLVIADSRSEEDGSRNATVTPHSTADIVFVSWITKEERALSKASVMMAKEMIRGRYEFDKGLGRELQGILKPVKIVEKRDSFSLGFRPTAQDIKEMRERKKAEKEDKQKAFDILPLHYTFPRPTEVIASEINPVDEIETSLAQLFVGATFEDSFPDEAEFPDIPERSISNWTSEFLPIQKEFR, from the exons atggcatctgaaatggccgCCCAAAAGAAGTTGATTGACGAGCTCATTAATAGCGGAGTGCAGCCTGAGCCTGTGCCCATCAAACAATCggaatccgaaccatttgttattcctccaattcaaaccacttttgaaggAGTTTTCAACCCGCAGTATActtatactcaaaatcctccgttTTATCCTCCCTATGGgcaaggatttcagcctcaagGTGGTCCAAACATGCCTCTGGATCCACAAGCTTTTTATCAGACTACCGCAGAGCCTGTTGTGACAGAACacactgttcaaaccaagccagaagtGGGAGAGTCGTCTGCCCCGGTGGATATGAAGCTACTTAAGAGGTTGGATCGTTTCGATGAGTTCATCaggaaaagccaaggtttaagcaaacaaggggTGTTAGACTACGATGATCTGTGCCTGTTTCCAAATGTACAGCTGCCCGTAGGGTTCAAGACCCCGAAGTTCAATAAGTATGATGGTAcaggcaaccctaaaacacacttacgtttgtttgccaacaagttgggcaaaCCCGTGGATGACGAAAGATTGCCATTAAGGTTATTTCCAGAGAGTTTGGAAGGAGACGCCCTCGATTGGTATTCCAACTTAAAGCCAGAGGAG CTAGCACCGACCAGAACTACTTTGGAAGGCACAAAGAGGCGACCATCTGATGATCATAAGACATACGCcaaaagatggagaaagatagctgcCAAGGTTGAGCCTCCGATGACCGAAAATGAAATTGTTCGCACTTTTATAAAGGCGCATAATCCTCCACACTTTGAAAAAATCTTCCGTATGACCGGATGTTCATTTGCTACGATTGTGAATAAACTCGAAGAGTATGATGATTTGGTGAGATCCGGAAAAATTGTTAACGTCTCTGCCTTAAAATCACAAGTAGAAGCTTTGCAAGGGCAAGGAAGCAGTGGAAAGAAGCCgcagtttaaaaagaaagagggggatgcaacTTTTATCTGGAACCAGAACCCTTCACTCAGCCCCCGATACCAACACAATCCAACTTACCAACCACCTTACCCTTATTATTCAAACCCGCAccatgtatatactaccaatatCAACCACCCTCGACCTAGCCCAAACTATGctaacccaccttcagccccttttcaaatttctcaaccaaatccgcCCCAAAATCgacctcgccctccatataacccaagatttTCTCCCCCAAGTAGACCTATTTACAGCCatcctcaacctcctgaaccttacaaccgacccCCTAGCCGTACATTTATCAATTTAGACAGGCCTctagaccaattgtatgaccagTTGAAAGCCGCCGAAAAAATTGGTATggtaccccctcctacctatccATATGGCATGCCTGTTTGGTATAACCCACAagctgtctgtgcttatcattcaggggcacCCGGACATTCAACTTTGGATTGCAAGACTCTTAAGCATAAAgttcaagatatgattgaagCTGGAGAGATT TTAGCCCAAAAATTGGCAAGGAAAGCTAAGGTGTTTGGAGTCACAGACCAACCATTTGTAATAGAGGTACCATTTGAGGAGGATAAAAGGCCTTTTACTTTGGATCTCACTCCAGCTGAGAGCGAGGCTTTGGAGCCAGTGGTCATCGAATTCCCAGAGCAGGCGCCTATTCTAAATTTGCAGCAAGTGCCATGGAATTATAATGAATCTGTCATACAAATTGGAGGAAAGCCAGTTGCCAAAGAGGAGGTGTCAGTGGTCACTAGATCGAGGAGAATTGCAAGTCCGTTTGGAGCTACCGTTCCGATTCAAACAAACAGTCCCGAGCTGCCCGCTAAACCAACAATTACTGAGAAGGAAGTTTTGGATTTTCTTAAAAGGTTGCAAAGAAGCGAATATAACGTAGTCGAGAAGCTAAGCAAGTCGCCTGCCCAAATATCCATGTTAGATCTGCTCTTTTCTTCGGATATGCATAGGGATGCGTTGCTCGAAGTGTTGACTAAATCTCAAATCCCTAAGGACATTTCGATTGTTAATTTCTCACATATAGTTGGGAGTGTGTTATCTACAAAACAGATCACTTTCTCTGATGATGAATTACCGGCAGAAGGCATTGGATATAACAAAGCTCTGTACATAGCTGTGAGGTACAACGAGAAAATGTTGCCAAAGGTGTTGATTGACAATGGATCTGCGCTTAATATTTGTTCTTGGAGTACCTTGGAAAAACTAGGGTTGCAAGATATCAAGTTAAGGCCTTCAGGAACCATAGTTAGAGGTTTTGATGGAGAACAAAGAGAACCTATAGGAGAAGTGGATTTAGTAGTCGAGATGGGGCCCGCACAGTTTCAAATAGCCTGCCAAGTTATGCACTTTCCTACTATTTACAATATTTTGCTTGGACGGTCGTGGATTCATAAGTTTGGGGCTGTGCCTTCTTCATTGCATCAATTGTTGAAATTCATAGTAAATGACAAATTGATAACTATCTTTGCCGAGGAGGATTGCCTCGTAATTGCTGATTCTAGGTCCGAAGAAGATGGTAGCCGAAATGCCACAGTGACCCCTCATAGCACAGCTGATATCGTCTTCGTAAGTTGGATAACAAAAGAGGAACGAGCTCTGTCAaaggccagtgtcatgatggctaaggaaatgatcCGCGGAAGATATGAGTTTGACAAAGGGCTGGGACGTGAGCTACAAGGAATTCTGAAACCAGTGAAAATTGTGGAGAAAAGGGATTCATTCAGTTTGGGTTTCCGACCAACCGCTCAAGACATCAAAGAAATGAGGGAACGCAAGAAAGCAGAGAAAGAAGACAAGCAAAAGGCCTTTGATATTCTACCACTGCATTATACTTTTCCACGACCAACCGAGGTGATCGCGTCAGAGATTAACCCAGTTGACGAAATCGAAActagtttggcccaattgttcgttggggcaacatttgaagacaGTTTCCCAGATGAGGCCGAGTTTCCCGACATCCCTGAAAgatcaatttccaattggacaTCCGAGTTTCTGCCCAttcagaaggagtttcggtaa